From the genome of Gammaproteobacteria bacterium, one region includes:
- a CDS encoding type IV pilus twitching motility protein PilT, which yields MNRVDTFLELLIKQNGSDLHLIAGNVPRMRIFGDIHPIKYRQLSPSETQELLFNTMTERHIQLLKKRGNVDYSYTPTGNTRFRVNVFKHNDGLGGVFRAIPMEIPQLEQLHLPPVVKALAQQAKGLILTTGPTGSGKSTTMAAMIDYINSNKNGHIITIEDPVEFVHKNKKCLVSQREVGEHTRSFVDALHCSLREDPNVILVGEMRDQETIGLAITAAELGILVLGTLHTNGAAAAIDRIINAFNPGEEPYIRTMLSTSLRGIISQQLIKTADGKGRVAAAEVLINNSATANLIREGKTEQLENVIQSGSVQGMQTLDRNLRRLLDSKQISGNDAYKLARNKKMFEQYRSTNEAMEAESSVFQ from the coding sequence ATGAACCGAGTGGATACCTTCCTGGAGCTTTTAATCAAGCAAAACGGTTCGGACCTGCACTTGATCGCCGGAAACGTGCCCCGAATGAGGATTTTTGGCGATATCCATCCGATTAAATATCGTCAGCTCAGCCCGTCGGAGACCCAAGAGCTGCTGTTCAATACCATGACTGAGCGTCACATTCAGTTATTAAAAAAAAGGGGTAATGTGGACTATTCCTACACTCCAACGGGAAACACTCGGTTTCGCGTCAATGTGTTTAAACACAACGACGGATTAGGGGGTGTGTTCCGAGCTATCCCCATGGAAATTCCTCAACTGGAACAATTGCATTTACCCCCGGTGGTAAAAGCACTGGCTCAACAAGCCAAAGGACTCATCCTCACCACCGGTCCAACAGGCTCGGGAAAGTCCACAACGATGGCCGCCATGATCGATTATATTAACAGCAATAAAAATGGTCACATAATAACCATTGAAGATCCCGTGGAGTTTGTCCATAAAAATAAAAAATGCTTGGTGAGCCAGCGTGAAGTGGGCGAACACACCCGCAGCTTTGTGGATGCGCTGCATTGTTCTTTACGGGAAGATCCCAATGTCATCCTGGTGGGTGAGATGCGTGACCAGGAAACTATTGGTCTCGCCATTACCGCCGCAGAATTGGGAATTTTGGTGTTAGGAACCTTGCACACCAATGGTGCAGCAGCTGCTATTGATCGCATCATAAACGCATTTAATCCGGGCGAAGAACCCTATATCCGTACCATGTTGTCCACCTCCCTACGCGGTATAATATCTCAACAATTGATCAAAACAGCGGACGGTAAAGGCCGGGTGGCGGCTGCTGAAGTGTTGATTAATAATTCGGCAACTGCAAACCTGATCCGGGAGGGGAAAACAGAACAGCTGGAGAATGTCATCCAAAGCGGATCCGTCCAGGGCATGCAAACCCTGGACCGAAACCTGCGCAGATTATTGGACAGTAAACAAATTTCCGGTAATGACGCCTACAAGTTAGCAAGAAACAAAAAAATGTTCGAACAATATCGAAGCACGAATGAAGCCATGGAAGCGGAATCTTCTGTTTTTCAGTAA
- a CDS encoding FHA domain-containing protein: protein MASKLILTLDGEIIKEYVIDKESITIGRKHENDIQLNDLTVSGRHALIINSTENTIVEDLGSTNGTLVNGNHIVQAVLQHGNVIQVGHHLFTFMNDEKAAYEPTMFVKAEIDETQIVLPDWDMNQEAVNMRGQPLGGLRKVHDPLGNGGIEMRKRFSTIGYQGKKLAQITRGDKGYTISGLDHSENRRISDMPLINGHKLSNEARPLSEKDVISIAGIEMEFYYIE, encoded by the coding sequence ATGGCAAGCAAACTCATTCTCACATTAGACGGGGAAATCATTAAGGAATACGTGATTGATAAAGAGTCCATTACGATCGGTCGCAAGCACGAAAATGATATTCAGCTGAACGACCTGACAGTGAGCGGGCGCCATGCGCTGATTATTAATAGCACCGAAAACACTATTGTCGAAGACCTGGGCAGCACCAATGGCACCTTGGTTAATGGTAACCATATTGTTCAGGCTGTGTTACAACACGGTAATGTCATTCAAGTGGGACACCACCTTTTCACTTTCATGAATGACGAAAAAGCCGCCTATGAACCCACCATGTTTGTGAAAGCGGAAATTGATGAAACCCAAATAGTATTACCGGATTGGGATATGAACCAAGAAGCCGTGAATATGAGAGGCCAACCGTTGGGAGGCTTACGAAAAGTTCACGATCCTCTGGGTAATGGCGGTATAGAGATGCGTAAGCGTTTCAGTACCATCGGCTATCAAGGCAAGAAATTGGCTCAGATTACCCGCGGAGATAAAGGGTACACCATTTCGGGATTAGACCATTCAGAAAACCGACGGATCAGTGATATGCCCTTAATCAACGGCCACAAGCTCAGCAACGAAGCCAGACCGCTTAGCGAGAAAGACGTGATTAGCATTGCCGGAATAGAAATGGAATTTTACTACATAGAATAG
- a CDS encoding secondary thiamine-phosphate synthase enzyme YjbQ, with the protein MIQEELSLHTRGRGTYDITREVQAVVLQSGISTGLCHVFVHHTSASLMLCENADPTVRRDMEAFMQRLVPDGDSLFEHVDEGPDDMPAHVRTVLSGTGLTIPVKQGRCSLGTWQGVYLWEHRIQPHRRRITVTVSG; encoded by the coding sequence ATGATACAAGAGGAACTTTCACTTCACACCCGCGGCAGAGGGACTTACGACATTACTCGGGAGGTACAGGCGGTAGTGTTGCAGTCAGGCATCTCCACCGGACTGTGCCATGTGTTCGTACATCATACCAGTGCTTCGCTCATGTTGTGTGAAAATGCTGATCCCACGGTACGTCGGGATATGGAAGCATTTATGCAAAGACTGGTGCCGGATGGAGATAGCTTGTTCGAGCATGTGGATGAAGGGCCTGACGATATGCCTGCTCACGTTCGAACCGTATTAAGTGGTACGGGCTTAACAATACCGGTGAAACAAGGGCGTTGCAGTTTGGGAACTTGGCAGGGGGTTTATCTTTGGGAGCACCGGATCCAGCCCCATCGGCGCAGGATTACCGTTACGGTCAGCGGATAG
- a CDS encoding DUF503 domain-containing protein produces the protein MASSKAYIMELSIEMYLESCHSLKGKRQVVKSVIDRLRKNYNASVAEIAFQDSWQRCSLGLAMISSDTQVLQKQAHTIENFLRDCKDVELIRVDSTLI, from the coding sequence ATGGCGAGTTCTAAGGCCTACATCATGGAACTATCCATCGAGATGTATTTGGAATCCTGTCACTCTTTAAAGGGTAAGCGACAAGTTGTAAAAAGCGTGATTGATCGCCTGCGAAAAAATTATAATGCTTCCGTTGCCGAAATTGCCTTTCAGGATTCATGGCAACGTTGCTCCTTAGGCCTGGCAATGATCAGTAGTGATACTCAAGTTTTACAAAAACAGGCGCATACGATTGAAAACTTTTTACGGGACTGTAAGGACGTGGAGTTAATCCGTGTGGACAGTACTCTAATTTAG
- a CDS encoding iron-containing alcohol dehydrogenase, whose protein sequence is MIPTFSTSHLPGLDFGCGVFQKTATVVQRYGQRVLLVTGGRSFQESKNWSKLQELAAQSSLSMKHFQVMGEPSPQLVDSAVQQFKFDEIDVVLGIGGGSALDAAKAIAGLLRLNHSVMDFLEGVGPEIPYPGPAVPFIALPTTAGTGSEMTKNAVLSVAGKNGFKKSFRDEKLMAQQVLLDPDLLSTCPAGVIAANGMDALTQLLESYVSIKANPFTDALALSGMLSVRQGLIPWFAAGHAHIEAQTHMAYASMLSGITLAQVGLGSVHGLASPLGAFFPIPHGVVCGTLVAEATRVNIQAMLQREPNNDALSKYAHAAEVLCGKRFSSKEAAWEALMQCLQDWKVQLGLPGLGQYGVSGTDVDDLVKNARGSSMKTNPIELTDEEIGALILSCL, encoded by the coding sequence ATGATCCCAACATTTTCCACCAGCCATTTACCCGGCCTGGATTTTGGTTGTGGGGTTTTTCAAAAAACCGCGACCGTGGTACAACGGTATGGTCAGCGGGTGTTGCTGGTCACCGGCGGTCGATCTTTTCAAGAATCGAAAAATTGGTCAAAATTACAAGAGCTTGCAGCTCAATCGTCATTGTCAATGAAACATTTTCAAGTTATGGGGGAACCATCACCCCAATTGGTTGATTCCGCAGTTCAGCAGTTCAAGTTTGATGAAATCGATGTTGTGTTGGGTATTGGCGGTGGTAGTGCACTGGACGCCGCCAAAGCCATTGCCGGCCTATTGCGTTTAAACCATTCGGTTATGGATTTTTTGGAAGGGGTGGGTCCGGAAATACCTTATCCGGGGCCTGCCGTACCTTTTATTGCTTTACCAACCACCGCAGGAACGGGCAGTGAAATGACCAAGAATGCGGTTTTGAGTGTGGCGGGGAAAAACGGTTTTAAAAAGTCCTTTCGCGATGAAAAACTGATGGCGCAGCAGGTCTTACTGGATCCGGATTTACTGAGTACGTGCCCTGCCGGTGTAATAGCTGCCAATGGTATGGACGCTTTGACCCAGCTATTAGAGTCCTATGTATCGATTAAAGCCAACCCTTTTACCGATGCTCTGGCGCTGAGTGGTATGTTGTCGGTGCGACAGGGTTTGATTCCTTGGTTTGCCGCGGGGCACGCCCATATTGAGGCACAGACCCACATGGCATATGCCTCTATGCTTTCCGGAATCACTTTGGCTCAAGTGGGCTTGGGGTCTGTTCATGGTTTGGCGTCACCGCTGGGGGCTTTTTTTCCTATCCCGCATGGGGTGGTTTGCGGCACTTTGGTAGCGGAAGCGACCCGCGTAAATATTCAAGCCATGTTACAACGTGAACCCAACAATGATGCATTAAGTAAATATGCACATGCGGCAGAAGTTTTGTGTGGCAAGCGTTTTTCCAGCAAAGAAGCAGCCTGGGAAGCACTGATGCAATGTTTACAGGACTGGAAAGTGCAATTAGGGTTACCGGGGTTGGGGCAATATGGTGTAAGCGGCACCGATGTTGATGATTTAGTGAAAAACGCAAGAGGCAGTAGTATGAAGACCAACCCCATCGAATTGACGGATGAGGAAATCGGGGCCCTGATTTTGAGTTGTTTGTAA
- a CDS encoding antibiotic biosynthesis monooxygenase, protein MYITLVYVEVKQGHIDDFQQACKLNHEASIKEPGNVRFDILQSSEAPHQFVLYEAYASKAAAAAHKDTPHYLRWRETVADWMAAPRKGVSYTGLYPEIPQ, encoded by the coding sequence GTGTACATAACCTTAGTCTATGTTGAAGTCAAGCAAGGGCATATCGATGATTTTCAGCAGGCCTGCAAATTAAATCATGAAGCGTCCATTAAAGAGCCCGGAAATGTGCGTTTTGATATTTTGCAGTCCAGTGAAGCGCCGCACCAGTTTGTGCTCTATGAGGCTTATGCGAGCAAAGCGGCCGCGGCAGCACATAAAGACACGCCACATTATTTACGTTGGCGTGAGACAGTGGCGGATTGGATGGCAGCGCCGAGAAAGGGTGTGAGCTATACAGGCCTTTATCCGGAAATACCGCAATGA
- a CDS encoding DUF1776 domain-containing protein codes for MKTNPSAKEMVQIDLLRRSSGGDAVSFKKLYDFSSPQVYNYLSNMLQVRTVIDAAFIETYQNVWKNAKNYRPTLKVSIWILGIARSIAKQKMEHPDVKELISQHKNSEYNNTITDTIDQETWQREALRNLDPYHREILGLILMPHTTYPDIAKLLNLPLQQVKTDVFTAKLAYKKNLVLDSTK; via the coding sequence ATGAAAACTAACCCATCCGCCAAAGAAATGGTTCAAATAGACCTGCTTCGCAGAAGCTCAGGTGGAGACGCCGTTTCTTTTAAGAAGTTATATGATTTTTCATCCCCGCAAGTGTACAACTACCTAAGTAATATGCTGCAAGTTCGCACTGTCATTGACGCAGCATTCATAGAAACCTATCAAAATGTATGGAAAAATGCAAAAAACTACCGCCCAACCCTAAAAGTTTCTATTTGGATATTGGGTATCGCCCGCTCCATAGCAAAACAAAAAATGGAACATCCCGACGTCAAGGAATTGATCTCCCAACATAAGAACTCAGAATATAACAACACCATTACGGACACTATTGACCAGGAAACCTGGCAACGGGAAGCGCTTCGCAACCTCGACCCCTACCACCGAGAAATTCTAGGGCTCATATTGATGCCACACACCACATATCCTGATATTGCCAAACTACTCAATCTGCCCTTGCAACAGGTCAAAACCGATGTATTTACCGCCAAACTGGCCTACAAAAAAAACTTGGTATTGGATAGCACTAAATGA